ACCGGAGACGTTCCAGCGTATCGGCGACGTTCGACAGAAAGGCTCGACGACGCTCCGCCGCCTCGACGGGGTCGGCGCCATGGCGCATCACGCGGCCGTTGAACAGAGCGGCCTCGTCGCGAATACGCGCGACCAGGGCGGACAGATGGCCCTTGCCCTTGCGCTGGTCCATCAGCTTGGCGTGCGCCTCGGCGTCTCGAACGCGCCGCGCCACGGCTTCATCAACATCCACGCCCATCTCGGCTCGGCCGGCCATCTGGCTGAAGTCATGGGCGTAGAGACGGATGAAGTTTTCTTCGATCAAGTCGGATGTCCTCCAATGACGGCGGTCGAGCCGGGGGCGTGCCAAGACGCAGCCGGTCAGCCGGCGTCTCCGCCGGGGCATTCGGGCTGAAATCTTGTGTTTGAATTCTTCATATGGGGACGGCGACGTCTTTTTGCCACCTCATCGCCCGGAGGCGGGTTTCCATCGTCCATTAGGGAGGTCGCGCAGGCGGGCGTTTAGCGCGACCGCACTGCTTCCAGCACGGCGCGGGCGGCGCGCTCGGTCTCGTTGAGCGGGGCGTAGGTCCAGGGCGCCAGCGTCCCGTCGAAGGGGCGGGCGGCGCCGCGCGCCTGGAGGTCGGCGTGCAGGCGAGCGAACTTGCCCGGCGCCTTCCGGGCGATCATGGGCAGGATGTGGACCGGCTTGCCGGTCGAGGCGGCCTCGGTCGCCATATTGGCGCTGTCCTCGGTGACCAGGACGTGGTCGGCGGCGTCCAGCATGGCGAACAGGGGGTTGTCGCCGGTCCCGTCCCAGATCCAGCCGGGCAGGGCCGACAGGCGCGAGGTCATCGCCGCCTTGGCCGCCTCGGGCGTGCGGCGCGAATAGGTCAGCAGCAGGGAGCCGCCCGCGGTCGTTACGGCGGCGGCGATGCGCTCGGCCAGGTCGGCGGCGTGGGCGGGCGGCAGGTCGAAGGCGGCCGAGGCTCCGCCGACCATGACCGCCACGCGCGGGCGGGGCAGGGGGGCGATGCGGGCGGCGAAGGCGGGCGCCGCCTCGGCCAGGCGCTGCGGCGTGATGCGATGGGGGCTGCCGGTGATCGACAGGACGTTGGCGCCGCTGAGGCCGTCGTGGGCGGGGGCGACGATCAGGTCGTAGCGGTCATTCTTCCAGCGCGGGTCCTGGGTCTGGACCACGAAGGTCCGGCCGCCGCTCCAGTCGCGCACGCGCGCCGACAGGGGCAGGCTGGCGCGGCCCGTGGCGATCCACAGATCAGGCCATTCGGAGACCGTGCGCGGATCGAACGACCCCGGCGCCAGCATGGCGGGGGTCTTGAGCGCCGACGGCAGCCGGTCGAAGGCGGGACGCCAGCGGACGTGTTTGACGTCAACGTCGGCGGGGGTCAGGCGGGCGACGGCCTCGGCCAGGCCCAGGGCCTGGTTCTGGATGCCGGTGCGGCCGTCGGAGACCACCCAGATGGACAGAGGGGCGCTCACCCCTCTCCCTCCCCGTCCCGGGGAGGGGGGTCGCGCAGCGACCGGGTGGGGAGGGCCGGGTGATACGAACGCGGCGTTTGAATAGCCAAGCCGCCCCCACCCGGCCTCGCCTGCGGCTCAGCCACCCTCCCCGGGACGGGGAGGGAGAGGCTTTGTGTTACTTCCACTCGACCTTGAGGATCTCATAGGCCTTCACGCCGCCGGGCGTGTTGACCTCGACCACGTCGCCGACCTCTTTCGAAATCAGGGCGCGGGCGATCGGCGAGGCGATGGAGATCTTGCCCAGCTTCACGTCGGCCTCGTGTTCGCCGACGATCTGATAGACGCCTTCTTCCTCGGTGTCCTCGTCCACGAAGGTGACGGTGGCGCCGAACTTGACCTGGTCGCCCGACAGCTTGGACACGTCGATGACCTGGGCGCGGGACAGCTTGTCCTCGATCTCGGCGATCGAGCCTTCGATCCAGCCCTGACGTTCCTTGGCGGCGTGGTATTCGGCGTTTTCAGACAGGTCGCCATGCTCGCGCGCCTCGGCGATGGCGGCGATCACGCTGGGCCGCTCCACCGACTTCAATTGCTTGAGTTGCTCGTCGAGGGTGCGATAACCCTCGGCCGTCATCGGCACTTTTTCCATTGTGTCGTGAGTTTCTTGCTACGCCCGAAGACAGATGAGAGACGTTTCCGGTGCACCGCGGCCACGGGGGCGTCACGTGACCGGGCAAGGAAGGTAAGGCGCCCGACGCCCAAACTCAAGGTGGCGAAACGGCGGCGGGCGAAATGCGGCCCGCGCTCGGGCGCGGCGCGACGTCGCGCCGCCGAGGCCTGGCCGGGGTCATCGGTCCGGGCGATTCCGGCCGAAGGCGCGCTTCAGGGCGCTCCAGGCGATGAAGCCCAGGGCGGCCAGGGCCAGGAGCATGAAGACGCCGGAGACCACCGCCGTTCCGGCGGCGACGAAGGCGATGACCAGACAGACGGCCGCGAACACGGCCGCGATCAGTTGCAGAACGGACAGACGCATGACGTCTTAACGGCGGCGGGGAGTGGGGGTTGCCTGCCGGGCCGCCCCGGCCGCCGCCTCGCGGGGTCGTGACGGGCGGGCGTGACGAGCGGCCTCAATCGCGCGGCATCAGCGCCTCGGCGGCCAGGACCGAGCCCTCGATCCCCAGGGTGACGGCGGGCTCGGGGGTGATGCGGAACAGGCCCGAATGGTGGCCGGGCGCGCTGTCCGCCTGATCGGCGGGGGTGCCGCCGACACGGAAATAGACGCCCTTCACCCCGCTTTCGGGAGTGACGAAATAGGCGAAGTCCTCCGCGCCCATGCCGCCGCGCGGCTTGTCGATCAGCACCTCCTCGCCGAGGCCCGCCGTCAGGGCGGCGCGCACGCGCGTTGCGGTCTCGGCGTCGTTGATGGTCGGCGGGGTGTTCTCGAGCTTGGAGCGCACGACGGTCGGCAGCTTGTCGTCCGGCACGCCCATCGCCAGGGCCGTGTTCCGGGCGACGCGGT
The nucleotide sequence above comes from Brevundimonas naejangsanensis. Encoded proteins:
- the greA gene encoding transcription elongation factor GreA; the protein is MEKVPMTAEGYRTLDEQLKQLKSVERPSVIAAIAEAREHGDLSENAEYHAAKERQGWIEGSIAEIEDKLSRAQVIDVSKLSGDQVKFGATVTFVDEDTEEEGVYQIVGEHEADVKLGKISIASPIARALISKEVGDVVEVNTPGGVKAYEILKVEWK
- a CDS encoding mitochondrial fission ELM1 family protein → MSAPLSIWVVSDGRTGIQNQALGLAEAVARLTPADVDVKHVRWRPAFDRLPSALKTPAMLAPGSFDPRTVSEWPDLWIATGRASLPLSARVRDWSGGRTFVVQTQDPRWKNDRYDLIVAPAHDGLSGANVLSITGSPHRITPQRLAEAAPAFAARIAPLPRPRVAVMVGGASAAFDLPPAHAADLAERIAAAVTTAGGSLLLTYSRRTPEAAKAAMTSRLSALPGWIWDGTGDNPLFAMLDAADHVLVTEDSANMATEAASTGKPVHILPMIARKAPGKFARLHADLQARGAARPFDGTLAPWTYAPLNETERAARAVLEAVRSR